From one Candidatus Methylomirabilis sp. genomic stretch:
- a CDS encoding methyl-accepting chemotaxis protein — translation MKWTVGQRITVGYTVILVLLVVVAGVGYIALSHTAETFETVIHAQERDLGAVRRADGAIETANLSFLRYLLVADKRILKDFEEAIAEARRVMTELRDQAAIAELKTGWGETLNLLNVWEEAARSSMAAQGAGRHADALRIRADRVLPVRQQRDALVARLVELQSARTREVARSAGAGASRALWAMLIVSGVALASGVVIAWGLTRSITGPLRQTIGTLASASSEIVAATTQQASGTAEEATAVQETSTTVDEVKQTVQVAAQKARGVADAAQKTAMVSQDGRRAVEESIKGMQEAKERMETIAERILALSEQGQAIGEIIASVNDLAEQSNLLAVNAAIEAAKAGEAGKGFAVVAAEVKALAEQSKQATAQVRGILNEIQRATQAAVMAAEQGVKASEAGVGVAGRGGEAIRLLAESLTESAQAAQQIVASAQQQVAGMDQVALAMQNIQQASTQNMASTRQVEQAARALNELAGGLKGLVGASGNGRRAG, via the coding sequence ATGAAATGGACAGTGGGGCAGCGAATTACGGTCGGGTATACGGTGATTCTGGTGCTCCTTGTGGTGGTGGCCGGAGTGGGGTACATTGCCCTCTCCCATACCGCTGAAACGTTCGAGACGGTGATCCACGCCCAGGAGAGAGATCTGGGGGCCGTGCGGAGGGCGGACGGCGCCATCGAGACGGCAAATCTTAGTTTCCTCCGTTACCTCCTCGTGGCGGACAAAAGAATCCTCAAGGATTTTGAGGAGGCGATCGCCGAGGCCCGCCGAGTCATGACAGAGTTACGGGATCAGGCTGCCATTGCAGAACTGAAGACCGGCTGGGGAGAGACGCTCAACCTCCTGAACGTCTGGGAAGAAGCAGCTCGGTCCTCGATGGCGGCCCAGGGGGCTGGTCGTCACGCTGACGCACTTCGCATACGTGCAGACCGGGTCCTACCCGTCCGGCAGCAGCGGGATGCCCTGGTCGCCCGCCTCGTTGAATTGCAAAGCGCTCGTACGAGAGAGGTCGCGCGATCAGCGGGTGCCGGGGCATCGCGGGCATTGTGGGCGATGCTCATCGTCTCAGGAGTCGCTCTCGCCTCCGGAGTTGTCATCGCCTGGGGGTTGACGCGCTCGATCACCGGCCCCCTGCGCCAAACGATCGGTACCCTGGCCTCCGCGTCCTCAGAGATCGTGGCGGCAACGACGCAGCAGGCTTCGGGGACAGCGGAAGAGGCGACGGCGGTTCAGGAGACCTCCACGACGGTGGATGAAGTGAAGCAGACGGTGCAGGTGGCGGCGCAGAAGGCGCGAGGGGTGGCCGACGCCGCGCAGAAGACCGCGATGGTTTCCCAGGACGGACGGCGAGCCGTGGAGGAGAGCATCAAGGGGATGCAGGAGGCAAAAGAACGGATGGAGACTATCGCCGAGCGGATTTTGGCCCTGAGCGAGCAGGGACAGGCCATCGGCGAAATCATCGCCAGCGTTAATGACCTTGCTGAACAGTCGAACCTTCTGGCCGTGAACGCCGCCATCGAGGCAGCCAAGGCCGGGGAAGCCGGGAAGGGCTTTGCCGTGGTCGCGGCCGAGGTCAAGGCGCTGGCCGAGCAGTCCAAGCAGGCGACGGCACAGGTACGGGGGATCCTGAACGAGATCCAGCGGGCGACGCAGGCGGCGGTGATGGCGGCCGAGCAGGGCGTCAAGGCCTCGGAGGCCGGGGTCGGCGTGGCAGGCCGAGGCGGCGAGGCTATCCGGCTCCTGGCCGAGAGCCTGACCGAGTCCGCCCAGGCGGCCCAGCAGATCGTGGCCTCGGCGCAGCAACAGGTAGCGGGGATGGATCAAGTAGCGCTGGCCATGCAGAATATCCAGCAGGCCTCCACCCAGAACATGGCTTCGACGCGACAGGTGGAACAGGCCGCCCGGGCCCTGAACGAGCTGGCCGGAGGGCTCAAGGGGCTCGTCGGGGCTTCGGGCAATGGGCGGAGAGCCGGGTAA
- a CDS encoding response regulator — translation MANQENDFKARLLVTFRTEAEEHLQALTANLLALDRGLPPAEMREVVEATFREVHTLKGAARSVSLRDVETLCQACESVLSRATRGQLILSQPILNRLQEAVDGVACLLAGSADSTVLPDLIRCLEEAANGAGVRGHPPPPTSPLPFHSSSPASTPIPHTDSVRLDTSKLDALLLQAEDLLVPKLAAEERVREARALIEALRRVTGDGGRGLGVRDQSPTPFPHPPTPALRMLQAQAEDLLRHLAGDQRTISRAVDGLHEELRRTRLTPSSTVLDLFPRMVRDLARTHGKEIEWVAYGADLKVDRKVLEAMKEPLIHLVRNAIDHGIETPEVRVEAGKSGRGRVTVTISSLEGGRIEIRVEDDGGGIDLGRVKAAAVRARLLTAEAAEVLTGDQTLDLIFRSGLSTSPIVTDLSGHGLGLAIVKERAERLGGQIRIETRAGAGTTVRTILPATITTFRGLLVQAGGQPFLLPTEAVKQAIRIAHDAIEHVEGREAIRWNGQPLFIARLSGLLGLSQEQGSGTIPHPPSPNPPLLCVIVTSGEAQVGLLVEDILGDREVLVKEIGPPLVRVKNVAAAGLLGTGQVVLILRPADLLRSTQEITRPPAEAVAYEEKDRQPVLLVVDDSITTRTMEKNLLEAAGYQVKVAVDGMEAWTLLNTEEFDLVVSDVDMPRMDGFDLTTRIRADRKLSELPVVLVTALESRENKERGIEVGANAYILKSSFDQSSLLEFIRRLV, via the coding sequence ATGGCGAATCAAGAGAACGACTTCAAGGCCCGGCTGCTGGTTACGTTCCGGACGGAGGCCGAGGAGCATCTTCAGGCCCTTACGGCGAACCTGCTGGCGCTGGACCGCGGGTTGCCGCCTGCCGAGATGCGCGAGGTCGTTGAGGCGACGTTCCGGGAGGTCCACACGCTGAAGGGAGCCGCGCGCTCCGTCAGCCTGAGGGACGTGGAGACCCTCTGCCAGGCGTGTGAGTCGGTGCTGAGCCGAGCCACACGCGGTCAGCTTATCCTGAGCCAGCCGATCCTGAATCGCCTCCAGGAAGCGGTCGATGGCGTCGCCTGCCTCTTGGCAGGCAGCGCCGATTCGACGGTGCTGCCTGACCTGATCCGATGCCTCGAGGAAGCGGCGAATGGAGCAGGGGTCAGGGGCCACCCCCCACCCCCCACCTCCCCGCTCCCGTTTCACTCCTCATCCCCTGCTTCAACCCCCATTCCCCACACGGATAGCGTCCGGCTCGACACGTCTAAACTGGACGCCTTGCTCCTCCAGGCGGAAGACCTTCTGGTCCCAAAGCTCGCCGCCGAAGAGCGAGTCCGCGAAGCCCGGGCCCTGATCGAGGCGCTGAGGCGGGTGACAGGGGATGGGGGTCGGGGGTTAGGGGTTAGGGATCAGAGTCCAACCCCCTTCCCCCATCCCCCAACCCCCGCACTTCGGATGTTGCAGGCCCAGGCTGAGGATCTGCTTCGCCATCTTGCCGGCGATCAGCGGACCATCAGCAGGGCGGTGGATGGCCTGCATGAAGAGCTGCGGCGGACGAGGCTCACGCCCAGCTCAACCGTCCTGGACCTTTTCCCGCGAATGGTCCGTGATTTAGCGCGAACCCACGGTAAAGAGATTGAGTGGGTGGCCTATGGGGCCGACCTGAAGGTGGACCGGAAGGTCTTGGAAGCGATGAAGGAGCCGTTGATCCATCTCGTGCGAAATGCCATCGACCACGGGATCGAAACGCCTGAAGTCAGGGTAGAGGCGGGTAAGTCAGGTCGAGGGCGCGTGACGGTGACCATCAGTTCGCTGGAGGGAGGTCGCATCGAGATTCGCGTCGAGGACGATGGGGGAGGGATTGACCTGGGCCGAGTAAAGGCGGCGGCGGTCCGGGCTCGCCTCCTGACCGCCGAGGCGGCGGAGGTATTGACGGGCGACCAAACCCTGGACCTTATCTTTCGCTCCGGTCTCAGTACCAGCCCCATCGTGACCGATCTCTCAGGTCACGGCTTGGGTCTGGCCATCGTGAAGGAGCGGGCGGAGCGTCTGGGAGGCCAGATCCGGATAGAGACACGGGCAGGGGCGGGGACGACGGTGCGAACGATCCTCCCCGCGACGATCACGACGTTCCGGGGCCTTTTGGTCCAGGCGGGCGGGCAGCCCTTTCTGCTTCCCACCGAGGCCGTCAAGCAAGCGATCCGCATCGCACATGATGCGATCGAGCACGTGGAGGGGCGCGAAGCGATCCGCTGGAACGGTCAACCGCTTTTCATCGCCCGTCTCAGCGGACTGCTCGGACTTTCTCAGGAGCAGGGGTCAGGGACCATCCCCCATCCCCCATCCCCCAACCCTCCGCTCTTGTGCGTCATCGTGACATCCGGCGAGGCGCAGGTGGGGCTTCTGGTCGAAGACATCCTGGGGGACCGGGAGGTACTGGTGAAGGAGATCGGGCCCCCGCTCGTCCGGGTCAAGAACGTCGCTGCGGCGGGCCTCCTGGGAACCGGCCAGGTGGTGCTGATCCTCCGTCCCGCGGATCTCCTGAGGTCGACTCAGGAGATTACTCGTCCACCGGCGGAAGCTGTCGCATACGAGGAAAAAGACCGTCAGCCGGTCCTGCTTGTGGTGGACGATTCCATCACCACCCGGACGATGGAGAAGAACCTCCTGGAGGCGGCGGGCTATCAGGTAAAGGTGGCAGTGGATGGAATGGAGGCCTGGACACTCCTCAACACCGAGGAGTTTGATCTTGTCGTCTCCGACGTGGATATGCCGCGAATGGACGGCTTTGATCTGACAACCCGGATCAGGGCCGATCGGAAGCTGTCTGAACTTCCGGTAGTCCTGGTGACCGCGCTGGAGTCTCGAGAAAATAAGGAACGGGGAATTGAGGTTGGTGCGAACGCGTATATCCTCAAGTCAAGTTTTGACCAATCGAGCCTCTTAGAGTTTATCCGCCGGCTGGTGTGA
- the cheB gene encoding chemotaxis-specific protein-glutamate methyltransferase CheB: MIRILVADDSATVREYLAFLLDQDPALQVVGKARDGLDALEQAERLKPDVIVMDVHMPRMNGYEATRQIMERVPTPIVMVSASSTRYEAATAFEALKAGALTVVEKPTGQDHPTQAESVRRLVQTVKLMAEVKVIRRWPRTRDWGSGVRDRGLISELPSPSPRPLAPGSQKIRLIAIGGSTGAPQVINDILARLPRELGAPILIVQHIAPGFTGGFADWLAQGTRLAVKLAESGEATRPGTVYLAPEGFQTGITTEGRIRLTRESAEEGFCPSASYLFQSVAEAYGRSAIGILMTGMGRDGAAGLKRLREAGGVTIAQDEESCVIFGMPQEAIRQGAVEHVLSPEQIVGAIRSLVNHG, encoded by the coding sequence ATGATTCGGATACTTGTAGCGGACGATTCAGCGACGGTGCGGGAGTACCTTGCCTTTTTGCTTGACCAGGATCCTGCGCTTCAGGTTGTTGGCAAAGCCCGGGACGGCCTGGACGCCCTGGAGCAGGCCGAACGGCTCAAACCCGACGTGATCGTGATGGACGTCCATATGCCGCGAATGAACGGCTACGAGGCGACCCGGCAGATCATGGAGCGTGTTCCCACGCCTATCGTGATGGTCAGCGCCAGCTCCACCCGCTATGAAGCGGCCACAGCCTTTGAGGCCCTCAAGGCGGGCGCCTTAACGGTGGTTGAGAAGCCTACCGGCCAGGATCATCCGACGCAGGCCGAGAGCGTCCGGCGGCTTGTGCAGACCGTGAAGCTTATGGCGGAGGTGAAGGTAATCCGGCGATGGCCACGGACCAGGGATTGGGGGTCTGGTGTCAGGGATCGTGGTCTCATATCCGAGTTACCCTCCCCCAGTCCCAGACCCTTGGCCCCTGGTTCCCAGAAGATCAGACTCATCGCAATCGGCGGGTCCACCGGCGCGCCTCAGGTGATCAATGACATCCTGGCAAGGCTACCCCGCGAGCTCGGGGCGCCTATCCTCATCGTGCAACATATCGCGCCGGGGTTTACAGGGGGGTTTGCCGACTGGCTCGCCCAGGGGACTCGCCTTGCGGTAAAGCTGGCCGAGTCGGGGGAAGCGACCCGGCCCGGCACTGTCTACCTTGCGCCGGAGGGCTTTCAGACGGGGATCACGACGGAGGGCCGGATTCGGTTGACGAGGGAGTCGGCCGAGGAGGGTTTCTGTCCATCGGCTTCCTATCTCTTTCAGTCAGTGGCAGAGGCCTATGGCCGATCCGCTATCGGTATCCTCATGACCGGGATGGGGCGGGACGGCGCGGCGGGTCTCAAGCGACTTCGGGAGGCGGGTGGGGTGACGATCGCCCAGGATGAGGAGAGTTGCGTCATTTTCGGGATGCCACAAGAGGCGATTCGCCAGGGGGCGGTCGAGCATGTGCTCTCCCCGGAGCAGATCGTGGGAGCGATCCGCTCTCTGGTAAACCACGGCTAG
- a CDS encoding ATP-binding protein, producing the protein MERRILVVEDSPTQAERVRFLLEREGYRVEMATNGCEGLRHVQSAPPDLIVSDVVMPEMDGYAFCRAVKSREQYKRIPFVLLTERKTPLDILKGLEHGADNFITKPFEDDYLLERIRRIFEHLEFRKGGQLDVEVAVRAGGREIIISPDKQQIIELLFASFEEICALNGQLAESKKSLEHYSKDLEAKVLERTRQLQRQREMLQALYQASLEIQAPLELQERLDRLLQTAQTVLEMDRVNILLADLEGRELRAVASLGMEGPLAAIRVPIGPAGGALAAAYRTQQMITSDGRASLPELLRLQPPYDQIEAFSSPVFAIAPLVVQGQAIGVFAGDRKYSLRPLDPSTQELFQLFATQAALAIEHVRLYEVQCMAAVQLEAKVEERTRELNEALRRVEMMSQHKSQFLANMSHELRTPLNSILGFAELLQDPQFEPITTKQGRYLSHIHSSGQHLLALINDLLDLSKVEAGRLELRPETFLLAEALTAALESFRVQVDTKGVTLTVHADQAPTSLVADPLRVKQMLYNLISNAVKFTPAGGAITVTAKMVSRSESGVSSSQPETLDSGDFVDIAVSDTGIGIKAEDLSRLFQEFTQLDSSFAKPQQGTGLGLALTKRLVELHGGTITVTSPGQGQGSTFTITLPLRPPGTEGRIQAHEA; encoded by the coding sequence ATGGAACGTAGGATTCTCGTCGTGGAGGATAGCCCGACGCAGGCCGAGCGCGTCCGCTTCCTGCTGGAGCGGGAGGGCTACCGGGTTGAAATGGCCACAAATGGCTGCGAGGGGCTGCGCCATGTTCAGTCGGCGCCCCCGGATCTCATCGTCTCTGACGTCGTCATGCCCGAGATGGACGGGTACGCCTTCTGTCGGGCAGTGAAGTCGCGCGAGCAGTACAAGCGAATCCCGTTCGTCCTCCTCACGGAACGAAAGACGCCGCTCGATATCCTCAAAGGTCTGGAGCATGGCGCCGATAACTTTATTACAAAGCCGTTCGAAGACGACTACCTGTTGGAGCGGATCCGGCGGATTTTTGAGCATCTGGAATTTCGGAAAGGGGGCCAGCTTGATGTGGAGGTCGCTGTCCGTGCGGGCGGTCGGGAAATCATCATCTCGCCTGACAAACAGCAGATTATCGAGCTCCTCTTTGCCAGCTTTGAAGAGATTTGCGCCTTGAACGGTCAACTCGCCGAGTCGAAGAAAAGCCTGGAGCACTATTCGAAGGATCTGGAGGCAAAGGTCCTGGAGCGTACCCGGCAGCTTCAGCGCCAGCGAGAGATGCTGCAGGCCTTGTATCAGGCGAGCTTGGAGATCCAGGCGCCTCTGGAATTACAGGAGCGACTCGATCGTCTCCTTCAGACCGCTCAGACGGTGTTAGAGATGGATCGTGTCAATATCCTGCTTGCCGACCTAGAGGGGCGTGAGTTGCGGGCAGTGGCCAGTCTTGGAATGGAGGGGCCCCTCGCGGCGATTCGTGTCCCGATTGGACCGGCAGGAGGCGCACTGGCTGCGGCCTACCGCACCCAGCAGATGATTACCTCGGATGGCCGAGCATCCCTCCCGGAGCTACTCCGTCTCCAGCCGCCGTATGACCAGATCGAGGCCTTTAGTTCGCCGGTTTTTGCGATCGCGCCCCTGGTGGTGCAAGGGCAGGCGATTGGAGTCTTTGCGGGGGACCGAAAGTACAGTCTCCGCCCTCTCGACCCCTCTACGCAAGAGCTGTTTCAGCTCTTTGCGACCCAGGCTGCCCTTGCGATCGAGCATGTGCGACTCTATGAGGTGCAGTGCATGGCAGCCGTCCAGTTGGAGGCGAAGGTGGAGGAACGGACGCGCGAGCTCAACGAGGCGCTTCGCCGCGTTGAAATGATGTCCCAGCACAAATCGCAGTTCCTCGCCAACATGTCGCATGAACTGCGGACACCGCTCAACAGCATCCTGGGCTTCGCGGAGCTGCTGCAGGATCCGCAGTTCGAACCCATCACGACCAAGCAGGGCCGCTACCTCAGCCACATCCACTCGAGCGGCCAACACCTGCTCGCCCTCATCAACGACCTCCTCGATCTCTCCAAGGTCGAGGCGGGACGGCTGGAGCTGCGGCCCGAGACGTTCCTGCTGGCCGAGGCCCTGACAGCCGCGCTCGAATCCTTCCGGGTGCAGGTCGACACAAAGGGGGTGACACTCACGGTGCATGCAGACCAAGCTCCGACCAGCCTGGTGGCCGACCCGCTCCGCGTGAAGCAGATGCTCTACAACCTGATCAGCAACGCTGTCAAGTTCACCCCCGCAGGTGGCGCCATTACGGTCACCGCGAAGATGGTTTCGCGTTCCGAGTCCGGAGTTTCGAGTTCACAACCCGAAACCCTCGACTCCGGCGATTTCGTAGACATTGCCGTCTCGGATACCGGCATCGGGATCAAGGCGGAGGATCTGAGTCGGCTCTTCCAGGAGTTTACCCAGCTCGATAGTTCCTTCGCCAAGCCGCAGCAGGGGACCGGCCTGGGGCTTGCCCTGACCAAACGCCTGGTCGAGCTGCACGGCGGGACCATCACCGTAACCTCGCCCGGCCAAGGCCAGGGCAGCACCTTCACCATTACCTTGCCCCTGCGGCCGCCCGGGACGGAAGGGCGCATCCAGGCGCATGAGGCATGA
- a CDS encoding response regulator translates to MTMSAATILVVEDDPANRELMVGLLESQGYQVCQAADGYTAIALARAERPRLILMDLGLPGLDGVQTTQRLKADPVAGSIPIVVVTAHAHAGEPLARAAGCDAYLTKPINIPILLKTVARLIA, encoded by the coding sequence ATGACAATGAGTGCTGCGACGATCCTCGTGGTCGAAGATGACCCGGCCAATCGGGAACTGATGGTTGGGCTGCTTGAGAGCCAGGGCTACCAGGTGTGCCAGGCGGCGGATGGCTACACGGCCATTGCGCTGGCGCGGGCCGAACGGCCGAGACTCATCCTGATGGACCTCGGACTTCCCGGTCTCGATGGCGTGCAGACTACGCAGCGCCTCAAGGCCGATCCTGTGGCGGGGTCAATTCCGATCGTGGTCGTAACGGCCCACGCCCACGCAGGGGAGCCCCTGGCGAGAGCCGCCGGATGTGATGCCTACCTTACCAAGCCAATCAACATCCCGATACTGCTTAAGACAGTCGCCCGCCTGATTGCCTGA
- a CDS encoding PIN domain-containing protein: protein MVSAQRLEGFLRRHPRVGLDSNLLIYLIEEHPEYHRLTEKILRSIEAGRNTGICSTLSLLEVLVQPYRQNNDELVNQFYVLLTTYPHLQWIELSIGIADLGAQLRAKYQLKTPDAILVATSIEAGATGFIGNDSQLTRISELDILIVSGD, encoded by the coding sequence GTGGTAAGCGCCCAACGCCTCGAGGGCTTCCTGCGAAGGCATCCCAGAGTCGGGCTGGACTCAAATCTCCTGATCTACCTCATCGAGGAACACCCGGAGTATCATCGATTAACTGAGAAGATACTCAGATCGATTGAAGCAGGACGCAATACCGGAATTTGTTCCACACTCTCTCTTCTTGAGGTTCTGGTGCAACCCTACCGACAGAACAATGACGAGCTTGTCAATCAGTTCTATGTCCTCCTCACAACCTACCCTCACCTCCAATGGATCGAGTTATCGATCGGGATCGCCGATCTGGGCGCCCAGCTTCGCGCCAAATACCAACTGAAAACACCCGATGCCATCCTGGTGGCGACCTCCATCGAAGCGGGCGCCACCGGTTTTATAGGGAACGACAGCCAGCTCACACGCATCTCTGAGCTGGATATTCTGATTGTAAGCGGTGATTAG
- a CDS encoding AbrB/MazE/SpoVT family DNA-binding domain-containing protein, with protein sequence MPSIKLSTKNQIVLPKEAREAMGVKGGDELVVVVKGGITLLWPKPKSYAKALAGKGRGLYASEYLAKERRAW encoded by the coding sequence ATGCCTTCTATCAAACTCTCTACAAAAAACCAGATCGTCCTTCCCAAAGAAGCGCGCGAGGCAATGGGGGTCAAAGGAGGCGATGAACTCGTGGTTGTCGTCAAAGGAGGGATTACCCTCTTGTGGCCCAAACCCAAAAGTTATGCAAAGGCTCTTGCGGGTAAGGGCCGCGGACTCTACGCTTCCGAGTATCTGGCAAAGGAACGCCGTGCGTGGTAA
- a CDS encoding type II toxin-antitoxin system VapC family toxin: protein MRLLLDTCTFLWIILDSPELSPGARDLFSDQGNEVFLSVVSTWEIIVKHRLGRLPLPEQPRLFLPRQRRQHGVHTLPIEEDAVLQLARLPDYHRDPFDRMLICQAIAHGLVLLTPDPAVTQYPVRTAW from the coding sequence GTGAGGTTGTTGCTCGACACCTGTACGTTCCTGTGGATCATCTTAGATAGTCCTGAACTGTCCCCAGGAGCGCGTGATCTTTTCTCCGATCAAGGCAATGAGGTGTTCCTGAGTGTGGTCTCCACGTGGGAGATCATCGTCAAGCATCGGCTAGGGCGATTGCCACTACCGGAGCAACCGCGTCTGTTTCTGCCCAGGCAGAGACGGCAACATGGGGTGCACACACTGCCCATCGAGGAGGATGCGGTGTTGCAACTCGCGCGCTTACCCGATTATCATCGAGACCCCTTTGATCGGATGCTCATCTGCCAGGCGATCGCCCACGGCCTTGTCCTCCTGACACCCGATCCCGCTGTCACGCAGTACCCCGTGCGAACGGCGTGGTGA
- a CDS encoding type II toxin-antitoxin system prevent-host-death family antitoxin, with protein MVMIKLNIHEAKTHLSEYLAKVEAGETVLLCRRNTPVAEIRALPQRLKEPRPIGLAKGTFRVPKSFFEPLPDEVLTAFEGRDL; from the coding sequence ATGGTCATGATCAAACTCAATATACACGAAGCGAAGACACATCTTTCGGAGTACCTGGCCAAGGTGGAGGCGGGTGAGACGGTCCTGCTGTGCAGGCGCAATACCCCCGTTGCAGAGATCCGCGCCCTTCCACAACGACTGAAAGAGCCGCGGCCCATCGGACTGGCAAAAGGGACGTTTCGGGTACCTAAGAGCTTCTTCGAACCTCTCCCCGATGAGGTTCTTACCGCCTTCGAAGGTCGCGATCTGTGA
- a CDS encoding FmdB family zinc ribbon protein, producing the protein MPSYDFKCVKCNKKFSLTMGIKERETKRLKCPKCGAGKPDPIFSTFFAKTSRKS; encoded by the coding sequence ATGCCTAGCTATGATTTCAAGTGTGTAAAGTGTAATAAGAAATTCTCACTGACGATGGGCATCAAAGAGCGGGAGACCAAGCGGCTGAAATGCCCGAAATGCGGCGCTGGAAAACCTGATCCCATCTTCTCGACCTTTTTCGCCAAGACCTCGCGCAAGAGCTGA
- a CDS encoding NAD(P)H-binding protein translates to MILVTGAGGFVGAHLLKRLTALGLPVRALVRRGTDGGRLRRIAGSLCRSARADTASLKSAMQGVEQVIHLAGIFRESGKESFDAVHQEGTRRLMEAAREAKIRHVVYVSALGAAPDRIYPFVRSKWLGEGEVRKSGVPFTILRPSLLFGAGDHFLTPLSRLLRSSPYAVIPGYEPLRCQPLWVGDLVSCLVKTIESGVGKGETIALAGPAQISYEGVVDLVQEELGARRPKILLPLPLAATLTLLLERVMTAPPLTTGVLDIWRLGAITARDTVQKAYGVTPMPLAEGARYLLSSGGPPSRRGARRERAATPNRSIS, encoded by the coding sequence ATGATCCTGGTGACGGGCGCCGGGGGGTTCGTTGGCGCCCATCTGCTCAAGCGACTCACGGCGCTCGGCTTGCCGGTCCGGGCGCTGGTCCGACGCGGGACGGATGGCGGACGTTTGCGCCGGATAGCCGGGTCGCTCTGTCGGTCGGCGAGAGCCGATACTGCGTCGCTGAAGAGCGCGATGCAAGGAGTCGAGCAGGTGATCCACCTCGCCGGGATATTCCGCGAAAGCGGGAAGGAGAGTTTTGACGCGGTTCATCAGGAGGGAACTCGTCGGCTCATGGAGGCGGCGCGGGAGGCGAAGATCCGACATGTGGTGTATGTCAGTGCCCTCGGCGCGGCCCCCGACCGGATCTATCCGTTTGTGCGCAGCAAGTGGTTGGGTGAAGGAGAGGTGCGGAAGAGTGGAGTACCGTTTACGATTCTTCGCCCATCACTCTTGTTTGGCGCGGGGGACCATTTCCTGACACCGCTCTCGAGGTTGCTGAGGTCGAGTCCGTATGCCGTTATTCCAGGGTACGAACCGCTGCGATGCCAGCCGCTGTGGGTAGGCGATCTGGTCTCCTGTCTGGTGAAGACAATAGAGAGTGGGGTGGGGAAAGGCGAAACGATTGCCCTGGCGGGACCGGCGCAGATCTCTTATGAAGGGGTGGTGGATCTGGTGCAAGAGGAGCTTGGAGCTCGCCGACCAAAGATTCTGCTGCCCCTTCCCCTGGCCGCAACACTGACGCTTCTGCTCGAGCGGGTGATGACGGCGCCCCCGCTCACGACCGGCGTGCTCGACATCTGGCGTCTGGGCGCCATCACAGCCAGAGATACCGTGCAGAAGGCGTATGGTGTTACACCCATGCCCCTTGCTGAGGGGGCTCGCTACCTCCTTTCATCCGGCGGACCACCGAGCCGACGCGGGGCCCGCAGAGAGCGAGCAGCGACTCCGAATCGTTCCATCTCATGA